From the genome of Methanophagales archaeon:
AGGGGAGAGAATGAGTCATAAAAAATGACGCTGGCAGATAAGTTTGATGAACTGAATAGCCGAAGAGAGAAAGCTTTGATTGGCTTCATCACCGCTGGCTATCCTGATGCAGATGCAACCCCCGAGATAGCAGGTGCATTGATGAGGGGTGGTGTGGACATACTGGAGCTTGGTCTACCGTTTTCTGACCCTATTGCCGATGGTGTTACGATACAGCGAGCGAGTGAGCGCAGTTTACGTGCTGGCATGAACCCTGATGCATACTTCGACGTTGCATCGGCTATAAAAGGTGTGGAGAAGGTCTGTCTTACTTATTATAACCTCATCTTGCAACGGGGACTGGAGCAGTTTGTGAACGATTGCGAAAGTGCGGGTATAAGTGGTATAATAGTGCCTGACTTACCGGTGGAGGAATCAGAGCCTCTGCTGAATGTTTGCAGCAGGTATGAAACCGATCTGATATTCC
Proteins encoded in this window:
- a CDS encoding tryptophan synthase subunit alpha, giving the protein MTLADKFDELNSRREKALIGFITAGYPDADATPEIAGALMRGGVDILELGLPFSDPIADGVTIQRASERSLRAGMNPDAYFDVASAIKGVEKVCLTYYNLILQRGLEQFVNDCESAGISGIIVPDLPVEESEPLLNVCSRYETDLIFLIAPTTTEKRMVKILHAAAGFIYVVSLLGVTGARERLSDAIAPLISRIREQESAMKITVPLAVGFGISKPEHVRTVCQLADGAIVGSAIIRMIEEGGGSGKNLMQKLEDFVKSLKAATAV